The window GAGCGGGAGACCACCAGCCTGGGCACCGTGGAATGGGCCATGTTCAACAGCGGCAAGGCGGATGCCTCCTCCCACGGCGACCGCTCCACCCAGACGCTCTCCGGCCACCTGCCCTTGCTCTTTCACCCCGGCGCACGAAATGTCATGGTCCTGGGGCTGGCCAGCGGCATGACGTCGGGCGAGGTGCTGCTCTACCCCGTGGAGCGGCTGGACATCCTGGAGATCAATGCCCAGGTGGTCGAAGCCTGCCGGCGCTTTTTTGCGCCCTTCAACCGCGATTGCCTCAACGACCCGCGCACCCGCCTTATCGTCCAGGACGGGCGCAACCACCTGGCCCTGACCGGCGAGCGCTACGACGTGATCATCTCCGAACCTTCCAACCCCTGGATGGCCGGCCTGGCCAACCTCTACACCCTGGAATTCTTCCAGCTGGTCCGGCAGCGTCTCACCGACCACGGCATCTTCGCCCAATGGATTCAAGCCTACGAAATGGACTGGGAGACCTTCAACCTCCTGGGGCGCACCTTTACCGCAGTGTTCGGCGACGGCGCCCTGTTCAAGGTCGGGCCGGGCGATTATCTGCTCCTGGGGTTCGCACACCGCGGCGGCCTGGATTGGGATACGGCCCGCAACAACCTCGCCTTCACCCAGCGCTCCGGACACATGGTGATCAGAGACATCGCCAGCCTGGCCCACCTGGTGGCCACCGAAGATCTGCCCCACCTGTTCGATCCCGGACCGCTGCACACCGACGACCGGCCCCGGCTCGAGTACGCCGCGCCGCGCCGGCTGTATGCCGGCGGCCTGGACCTGGAATTCGCCGCTGCCGACCGACTCCGGCTAACAGCGGCCACCCAAACGCTGCTGACCAGCCATGATCGGGCCGAAAACCTGCTCAACCTGATCGAACTGGGCGCATCGATCCACCTGCCCCTCTTCGCCCGGCTCGATCCCTCCGGACTCAGCGAGGACCGGCAAGCCCGCTATATGAATATCGTAAAAAATTACTGCACCGCCACCCTGGTGCCCGCCTTCCGCCTGTTGGGCAACGACCAGGCCAAACAGGCCTGCGCAGAGATTCAGGTTCGACAGATTGAAAGGCACTTGGACCAAAACAACGGACGCCCGGCGGATCACTACAACCTGGGGGTCTCCGTGGCCGCCGCCGGGCGGATCGACGATGCTGTCAATGCCTTCAAGAAGGCGCTCGACCTGGACCCCGACCATCGGGAAGCCCACACGGCCCTGGGCCTGCTGGCGGCCCAAGGCGGCCGATTCGCCGACGCCCTGCCCCATCTGCGCAAGGCCGCGGCCCTGGCCCCGAACCGGGCCGATGCCCATAAAAACTTGGGGATGGCCGAAGCCCGCGCCGGCAACCCGGCCGCCGCGGCCCAACACCTGTCAGCCGCCCTGCGCCTGGCGCCGGACGACGTCGTCGCCCTCAACGAACTGGGCCTGGTCCGGCTGCGCCAGGGGCAGGCTGCGGAAGCGTACGCATCGTTTTCGGCCGCATTGGGCATCGATGCCGACAATGCCGAGACCCACCACAACCTGGGGCTGTTGTTCCTCATGCAAGGGAAGCCGGAACAGTCCATCCCCTATTTTCAAGCCGCCCTGCGCCTCAGGCCGGACAACGCCGCCACACGCCGCAACCTGCAGGCCGCCCTGGCGTCAAGCGGACAGGACCGGCCGGCGAACACACGAACCGTCGAAAATTGAAAGATCATTTCACTTTAATAGAAGCCAAGACATACGGGGTGTATGTCTAGAATGGAGAGAATGTCATGGGAATGGCGGAAGAATAACGTTACGACTATTTCAAAAAGACTTAGGAAAGGCCGTCTACTTCTGTGAAGTCGCTGCGTCTGCATTTTTCGTTTTCGCAGAGAGAAGCTTGGACCTGCCGGTGGGCGAGGGGATTTTTATGACATCCGAAAAATAGGAACGCAGTTCCGTTCTCTCGTCCGTTGCAAAACTGCGGTTCTTTCTCGATCCCATGGTCGTCAGCCGAACATGATAGAGAAATCTTACAACCGGCTTTTCCGGAATCTCGTGCTCCATCATGACGAATGAACCATGGTTCTTGAGGACTCGCCTGATTTCAGCGAGACCCTTTTTTCTGGCCGTTTCGGTCAGCTCATACATGGCATGGGAACAGGTCACACAGTCGAAGCGTTTGTCCGCGAAGGGCATACGGGAGACGTCGGCCTGCACGAGGTGAACGTTTTCCCGGCCCTTTGCCACTCTCTTTCGCCGCGCCTTTTTCAGCATGCCGTGGGAAAAATCCAGGGCCACCACCTGGCCGCCATGGCCCTCGACCGCCTCGCCGGCCATCAAGGCGACAGAACCGGTGCCGGTACAGATATCGAGAACCTGATCGCCTGGTTTGATTCCCGACGAGTCGACCAGAAATCGCCTGAGGGCGGCACTCCGGTCGCTGGCGTGCAGGTCGATGATCAGATCATAAAAGTTTGAAAACACATCATAATAGAAACGGCGCAGTCTTCCCATCGCTTCACCCCTCCACGGCTCGACAAACACTGCGGACAGGCCAACGTGCCGGCATGGCCCGGCATAGCCTGGCCTACTAGCATCGATGCCGACGCGTCGGCAAACGCTGCAAGTACTACGCACAATCCCAATGTTGGTCAATGGCCAAAAAAAAATTCATCTTTGATTCGCGGTGACAACGAGTCCTGCGCCTTGCTTCATCATGTGGGAGGTGATTCTGGGAATGACCTCCAATGCCGCGGCCATATGACGGCAAAACTGCTCGATAACGGGCGCATAAAACCCTAAGCCGCCGCCTTCGAGCACCACCTCGATACCGAACGCCTCGAAATCCGACTTCCACGAGCTTTGATCTCCAGCCAGATCCTCTTCAAAGTGCACCCCGGCGACGAGTATGAGCGGAACGAGCCGAACCCGGCCATATCCAGCTGCCGCAACGGCCCGCACAATGGCGTCGCCCTGGGGATACCCCTCCTCGACGACGCCCACATGCGCCTTGCTGCCGAAGCGTTCCTGAAGCATGTGCGTCAATGCAGTGTAGGTGCACCAGGCAGGATGATCCGTGCCGTGTCCGACGAATACCACCGCTTCGTCGGCGCGATTTTCAACCATCCTCGGTGTCCATGGTCAGAACTGTTCCCGACTGGGTATTGCGCCCCCTTCTCCCCAGCACTCTCCCAAGTATTCCGCAGAGAGCCTCGCATTTGAGAGCATCATAAAAACGGGGGCACGTCCATGCCTCCAGAAAAAATGTCAATGTCCATGTCGTGAGGCAACGATTTTTCGGTCAATGAAAAAATTAGAGACATCTTGAAGACCCTATATCGCTATGATAGGAATCCGAGCGAACAGTCCACCTTTCAGGATCTTTTAGGAAAAAGCGTACCCATCGCCGGCCCAAGTTTACGGTCTTGCCCTTGAATGATGGTTTTGGCAGGAGACTTAAAGGGCAACCCGCAGAAGTATAGGAGATTGCAACCATGCAACTGACCGACAAGGTGGCCCTGGTGCTGGGCAGCGTCAAAGGGATCGGCAAGGCCATCGGCCTGGACCTCGCGCGGGCCGGCGTCCGCGTCGCCTATACCTATCACGATTGGCCCGAAAGCCTGCCCTCCCTGAAGGAGGACGCGGCGGCGGCCAACCCGACGCATCTCATCGTACCGGTCGATCTGACCGACCCGGCGGCCGTGGACGCCCTGGTGCAGCAGGTCATCGAGCGCTTCGGCCGTCTGGATATGTTGATCAACAACATCGAGCGCGGGGGCATGCCGATCGTCCACGGCAAGTATATCCGTGAGCAATGGGATATGGAACTGGCCACTACGCTGCGGGCCAAACAGTGGACCTTCATGGCCGCGCTGCCCCATCTCAAGCAATCTGGAGACGGGGTCGTCATCAACTTCTCTTCCATCGCTGGATTGGTGGGCCGCAGCGGACCGGCGAGCTACCTCTTCAACGAAGGGTACTCTGCCGCCAACCGCGGCATCTCCCTGCTCACAGAAACCTGGGCGCGATTGGGCGCGCCGACGGTGCGCGTCAACGAAATCATGCTGGGCATCTTCGAGACCCGCCACGCCCAGGGCACACGCGGATGGGGCCTGCTCGACGAGGCCCAGCGTCGCGCTGTCACGGATCACACCCTGTTGGGGCGCACCGGACGTTTGGATGACGTGGTCAAGGCGGTCCGCTTTATCATCGAAGATGCGCCCTTCATGACCGGCAGTGTGTTGCGCCTTGACGGGGGCTATGTATTGGGGGGAGAGAAGATCGCGCCCATGCCGGAGCCGGCTGAACCGTAGGTTGGCCTGTGATGTCGAATGAAACGCGCCTAAACATAAGCAGTGCCCATCCACAAATGACCAATTGTCACGATATCGGCGTTGCGCGAAAAATTTAATCCATAGTCAGAATTCCTTAACTTTCATACTTTCTTACTTTCCGACTTTCCTACCTGTTATTTTATTATCGCACCTTCATCTGATTGGACGGCTTGCCCCACACGAAGAAACGGATCCACTCGAATCCGAATTCCAGCAAGGCCTCGTCTGATTGGCGTATCTTCTTCACCAACGTGGACTTGACATGATAGCGTTTTAGAAAACTGCTGCCGAAGACGAATTCCCGGAAACGGTCGATGTTGTATGCAGCCATGAAGGCCATCTTGGCCCGGGGCCCCCGGGGGCCTTCGAGGCCCCACGGATCGGCCTGAAACAGCTGCCGGACTTGAGCCCATTTCAGGTTCATTTGATAATGCGTGCCGGCGTCCTGGTCCTTCAGATAGGCTTCAACGGTCCAGGTCTGGGGTTCTCCCGGCCCTTTGCAAAAATCGAAGGGCCGAAAAAAGTAGACCGGGGTCGTGCGCTTCCGGGCCGAATCGAAAAGCACCCCCTGCTCTATGGGAAACAGACGGCATGTGTGCGGACGCGCCGGGTATACCCGACAGCCTTGCGGGGTGAGAAACGGGCAGGGATGGTCGCCTTCTTCGCTCATGCGCAGCAGCACCTCGGGGAAGTAATGCCCCTCGCGAAGCAAGACGTCCACGTGCTGGTCGATGAACTGGTCCGATGTCATCTCCAGGTGATTCTTGAGACGCAGCACATCATAGGGATAGAGAAACAGGTTGAGGTGCCGGCAACACTGATTGAAGCAGGACAGTTGCGCGTGGCAGCGAAAGGCAAAGTGCTCGCCGGGACGAATTTGCCGACCGGGCACCTGTTCGATCTGATCAGGGGCGATGTATTTCATTTCTCATAGCCGCCAACGGCCCGCCGTCATCGTCCGAAAGAATGGTGGCGATCATTTCGGCGAGCGTCATTTTGATTTTGTTCCGATAATCCCACAAGGCCCGAACCCGCCTCTCGAGTTGGGCCATGGCCGTGTAGAGCGGGGTCCGATCGAGGAGCGCCTTGGGCTGCAAGCCGCACTGGCGATCGAACTCACGGCACCCGGGACCGACCTGGCTCTGTCCGCCGGGCCGCTCCAACCGATGCGGAACACCATGCAAGCGGCAAATCATGGGACGATGGGCGTAGAGTATGCAGCGTTCGTCTTCATTCAACGGGCACATCTCAGACACCGGTCTGCCGGCCGCTTCGGTCTGTTGCATTCGATCCCGCACTTCAATGGCCCGCCCGGCCAATCGACGCCGCGTTTCGGCCGAAAGTTGCCCCAATCCCTCTTGGAGAAACAAATATTCGGTCAGGGTGTGATGATAAAACAGGGTGCGGCAGCAATTCTCCTCGCAGCCATGGCATGTGAAACCGTTTTTTCGCGCGGCTTCCTCGTAAGCCTGGTCCATTTCGGCATAAAGGGTTGCCAGCGCTGCCATGAGATGGCGATGTTGGTCCATGGTCGATCCTGTCTTGCCGCTCATCTCAACGCATCTGGGCAGGGAAAAAAGTGTTGGTGTACAGGGACAAAGCGTATCGATCGGTCATGCAGGCCAACAGGTCGCAAACCCGGCGCTCCCTGGAGGAGCCGTTGGCATCCAAAGCCGGCAGGCGCATCTTGGCCAGCTCGTCATTCAACAGCGGCTCGTTTTCGAGCAAGTGGTCATACAACTCGGACATGACCTTTTTGGCCTTGATGAATTCGTTGTGCACCAGCGGCGAACGATAGACGCGCTCGTACAGAAATTCGCGCAGAACCGTCATTGCGCCATAGACCTTGTCGGTCATGTCCCACACCATCTGGCCATTGCAGGGCCGGCTGGTGGTGATCAGGTCGGTCATCATGATGGTGATGCGCTCGTCTGGAGTCTTGCCCAACACCCGGGTGCAAACCTCGGGGACATCACTCTCGGTGATCACGCCACTGCGAATGGCATCGTCCAGATCATGATTCAGATAGGCCATGATATCGGCCACCCGCACCAGGCAACCCTCGGCAGTAGCCGGCAGCTCGCGGGGGTTGTCGGGCATGATCTTTCCATATCCCTTGGAATGCCTCAAAATGCCGTCGCACACTTCATAAGTGAGATTGAGCCCCTGGCCTGAATTCTCCAGGATCTGAACCACCCGCACACTCTGGGCCTGGTGGGTGAAGCCCCTGGAAAAAATCTCTTTGAGCACCGCTTCGCCGCCATGTCCGAACGGGGTGTGCCCCAGGTCGTGCCCCAAGGCGATGGCCTCGGCCAGGTCCTCGTTGAGAAACATGGCCCGGGCGATGGTTCTGGAAATCTGGGCCACCTCCAACGTATGGGTCAAGCGCGTGCGATATTCGTCGCCGGACGGATTGAGAAAGACCTGGGTCTTGTACTTGAGCCGCCGGAAGGCGTTGCTGAAGAGAATCCGGTCCTTGTCGATCTGGAATGCGGTTCGGATCGGGCAGGCCGGTTCGGGCCGCCACCGCCCGCGTGAGTGGGCGCTCAGGCACCCATAGGGCGACATGAAATTGGCCTCGCGTCTTTCAAATTCCTCACGTAATGTCATGTCTCTGTTCGATCTTCCGGCAGGGCCGACGCTCACACTATCGATTTAACAGCCGCCTGCCAATGTGATATAGGCTGTTATGTCGACCATAGGTACCCCATTCCGCCTTGCCAGGCAACTTGAAATTCCGCCCCAAGGCGGACCTGCGCATCGGTGGTTCAACCCGCTCGTAACAGCAACGGAACGCTATGAATGACCATCACCTCATACTGGGCCAACTGGAAGACGTCCTCACCGGACGTATCGTAGACGACACCCACGACGAGCGCTATCGCCAGAAAATTGCGCGTTTACTATTGGAAACAAAGGGGTATGATCGTTCGGAAATTCGTTCGGGACAACCGGTGAAGGTCACGGCCGGCGGGAAATCCGCTTTGGTTCCGGTCACTTTCATCGTTCAATGGGACGACCATATGGTCATGGTGCTGCAATACGGTCCCGGGTCGCTGATCACGCGGCACCGGCCGGCCCTGGCGCTGGCCAAACTGGTGGCGTCCGACCAGGTTCCCGTGGTGGTCGTCACCAATGGCGAAGAGGCCGACATCCTCGACGGGGCCACGGGACGCCTAACGGCTTCGGGCCTTGACCAGATTCCTTCGAAAGCTCAGCTCGTTGACCGGCTGAAACATCACCTCTGGGCGCCTGTATCGAACCTGCACGCCCAGATGGCGGCCCGGATCGTCATGGCGTTCGAAGTGGATGATCGGTGCCCTTGCGATGGCACCATATGTCGTTTGGAATAGGATCGAATCATGCACCACGAACGATACATGGAACAGGCCTTGACCCTTGCGCGGCAAGCGCTTGATAAAGATGAGTTTCCGGTGGGCTGCGTCATCGTGTCCGATGGCGAAATTGTCGCCCAAGGAGAACGGATCCACACCCGGCAGTCCCTTCCCAGCGAGCTGGACCATGCCGAGATCCTCGCCTTGCGGCAGTTGGAGCGAGTTGATGCGACCCTGGATCGCCGTCGCATGGTGTTGTACGCCACCCTGGAACCATGCCTGATGTGTTTCGGGGCCATTCTGATCAGCGGCATCGGCACGCTGGTCTACGCCTACGAGGATGCCATGGGGGGCGGTACCGCCTGCGACCGCTCCCGGCTGCCCTCGCTTTACAGCGGCAACGGACTGCACATCATATCCGGCATTTGCCGAAAGGAGAGCCTGTCCCTGTTTCAATCCTTTTATAGAAAACCCCATATCGACTATTGGAAGGACAGCGACCTGGCCAGATACACATTGACACAGACCTGACGGGGGACCAAGGGATGCTCGTCCACGAATGTTCAACAGGTCAACGTCCAGCAATTCTAACTGAAAGTGATTCACCCTGAAGGAAATGCATTACAAAAGGTGTTTGATAAAAAAATTCGCATGACATCGGAGGTGGCAGGCGTGGGTGGGGCAGGTGGCCAGGGCCACGTGAGCCTGCGCTCTTAGAGCCAGTTAAATGCAAACGGCGGACAAGCGGCCCAGACTGTTTGAGCGCAGCGAGTTTCTGGGTCGCCCGCCGTGCATTTTACTGGCTCTTGACCGCTTGGCGTGTGGCATCGGCCACCCGTTTCACCCACGCCGGGTTTCAAGGAATGGGATTAGGTTAGAATCACTGGTCAACGTCTTTTTTTCTTGCATTTCCGCGGGTGTTTATATAATGAAATAAACTTTTAGAAGCGTAGCCCTTAAAAATTTTCGCTGATTTCAATGGGCTACATATCGGCAATGGTCGGTAGGGGCCGAAACGACCCAACCCGTAGTCTAGGAGGTGTTGGCATAGCTCAATATAAATCTGCAAAGGATGATTCGTCGCAACGAACACGATTGAATCAGGGTATTCGTGCAAGGGAAGTTCGCGTTATCGATCCGGACGGTAACCAACTCGGCATCTTAGCGATCCGTGAGGCCCTTGCGGCTGCTTCGGAATTTGGACTCGATCTTGTCGAGGTGTCTCCCACCGCCAATCCACCGGTTTGCAAAATCATGGACTATGGGCGGTACAAATACGAGCAGACCAAAAAACAGCAAGAGGCCAAGAAAAAGCAGACGACCTTTCAGGTCAAAGAGATCAAGGTGCGACCGAAAACCGGCGACCATGATCTGCAGACCAAACTCGGGCATATCCGCAAGTTCCTTGAGCGTAAGGATAAAGTCAAGGTGACGGTGATGTTCAGAGGGCGGGAGATCGCCCTTTCCAACCGAGGCAGGGAGCTGCTCGAACAGATCGCCCAGGAAATGGAGGGGCTTGCCATCGTCGAGCAACTCCCGAAGTTCGAAGGGCGAACCATGATGATGGTGCTGGCGCCGAAATAGGATCGGCGATAGAATCACCAGCCGAATGCGAGGTCCCTGAGTCGGATCCGGTTTGATAATGTCGTTGGCGTGGATTTGGCGCCTCAAATGCGGCGCTCGCGCCAACTGTTTTTTTAGATCTTGCACATACAAAGCAGAAATGCCACCAGACACGGCAACACTATCAGGAGAAACGGACGATGCCCAAAATCAAAACCAATCGCGCGGCTGCCAAGCGGTTTCGTAAAACCGGGAGCGGGAAATACGCGTTTTCCAAATCCCATGCCAGCCATATTTTGACCAAGAAGAGCCCCAAACGCAAACGGGGACTGCGGCAGCCACAATTGATCAAGGCCAGCGACATGAAAGAAGTGCGCCGGTTGCTGCCCAACGGATAAGGAGAAAGATCATGCGTATCAAAAGAGGATTCAAGGCCCGCCGACGGCGTCAAAAGGTGTTGAAGCTGGCCAAGGGTTTCCGCGGCGGCCGCAGCAAATTGTTCCGTACGGCCGCCGATTCGGTCGACAAGGCACTCAACTACGCCTACCGGGATCGACGCCAGCGCAAGCGGGATTTCAGGCGCCTGTGGATCGCCCGCATCAATGCGGCGGTGCGAATGAACGACCTGTCTTACAGCAAATTTATCAGCGGATTGAAAAAGGCCAATGTCGCTTTGGACCGCAAGGTGCTGGCTGAGCTTGCCTTGTCCGACCCCACCGGTTTTTCCAGAATCGCTGCATTGGCTTCGCAACAGTAGCCGCTTTTCCCATCGGGAAAACTACCCATACTGCGGCCGTCCTTTCGAGTGACGGCCGCAGGTCATATTGGCAACCATCGAACAAAAAGAGACTATCGTGGAGAGTATCGATCAAATCCGCGCAGCGGCGCTGAAAGAGATTGACACAGCGACCACCGTCGACGCCGTACAGGACATCAATACCAGGTACCTGGGCCGCAAGGGGCTGATGACCCAGGCCTTGCGCGCCGTCTCCCAGTTGCCCGCAGACGATCGACCGGCCGCCGGCCGCAAGGCCAACGAGGTCAAGCAGGCCATTGCCGCGGCCTGCCTGGCGGCCCTGGAACGCATCGAGAGGGACGGCGCGGACCAGTCGGCGGGAATCGACGTCTCGCTGCCCGGCCGAAAGACTGCCCCCGGATCACGTCATCCCATCACCCTCATCACCACCCGCATCTGCGATATCTTCACCAGGATGGGATTCGAAGTGGTGGAAGGCCCGGAAGTGGAAAGCGACTACTACAACTTCGAGGCCTTGAACATTCCCAAAGACCATCCTGCCCGCGACATGCAGGATACGTTTTACGTGTCGGACGACATCGTCCTGCGCACCCACACCTCTCCCACTCAGCCGAGGGTCATGGAGAAACGGCAGCCGCCGGTGCGCATCATCGCCCCGGGAAAGGTCTACCGCTGCGATTCGGATATCACCCATACGCCCATGTTCCATCAGGTCGAAGGGTTGCTCGTGGACGAAAACGTCTCTTTCGGCGATCTGAAAGGCACCCTGACGAGCTTCGTGCACCAGATGTTCGACACCCAGACCCGGGTGCGTTTCCGTCCCAGCTTTTTCCCCTTCACCGAACCCAGCGCCGAGGTCGACATCCTCTGTGTCATCTGCCGCGGCAAAGGCTGCCGGGTCTGCTCCCAGACCGGATGGCTTGAAATCCTCGGATCCGGCATGGTTCACCCGGCCGTTCTGGAAAATGTCGGCTACGATACGGCCCGGTACACCGGCTTCGCCTTCGGCATGGGGGTCGAACGCATCGCCATGCTCAAATACGGCATCGACGACATCCGCAGATATTATGAAAACGACATCCGCTTCCTCAGACAGTTCTAGCGCGGCAAATTTGAAGCGAGCAGGTAGATCATGAAAATTAGTTTGAGCTGGTTGCAAGATTATGTTCCGGTAAAAATGGAGGTCGATCGTCTGGCCCACCTGCTGACCATGGCGGGTTTGGAGGTCGAAGCGATCGAGGAGCGTTTCGCCTACCTGGACCAGGTGCTCGTCGCCAGGATCCGCGAGATCTCCCCCCATCCCAATGCCGACAAGCTGAAGCTCTGCACCGTGGACACCGGCCAGGGCACCTGCCGGGTCGTCTGCGGTGCGCCCAATGCAGCCGAGGGCATGCTGGCCCCGCTGGCCACAGTCGGCTGCGAACTTCCCAACGGTACCGTGGTTCAAATCGGCACGATTCGGGGGCAAGCTTCGGAAGGCATGCTCTGCAGTGCGGCCGAACTCGCCCTGGGGGCGGACGACTCGGGCTTGATGGCGCTGGAGGGCGACCTGCCGCCCGGCACGCCGCTGAACCAGGCCCTGAAGCTGACCGACGCGGTTCTCGAGATCGGCCTCACCCCCAACCGGCCCGATTGCCTGAGTGTGATCGGCATCGCCCGGGAAGTGGCCGCCCTGGACAGCGCCTCGATCCGGCGCCCGGAGATCCGGCTGCCCGAAACCCATGGCCGCATCGAACAGATGACCTCGGTGACCATCGAATCCCCGGATCACTGCCCGCGCTATGCGGCCCGGGTGGTGGAAAACATTACGGTCGGCCCCTCTCCCTTCTGGCTGCAGGACCGCCTCCGATCCGTGGGTTTGCGGCCGATCAACAATATCGTGGACATCACCAACTTCGTGATGATGGAAACCGGTCAACCCCTGCACGCTTTCGACTTCGACAGATTGGCCGAAAATCGCATCGTGGTGCGCACCGCCGGTGCCGGCGAACACTTCACCACCTTGGACGGCAAGGAGCGCATCCTGGAAGCGGACATGCTGATGATCTGCGACGGCCGGAAGCCGGTGGCCGTGGGCGGCGTGATGGGCGGCCTGAACTCGGAGATAGATCCGGGAACCACCCGCGTGCTCATTGAAAGCGCCTACTTCAACCCCATCAGCATCCGCAAGACCGCCAAGCGCCTGGGCATCAACTCCGATGCCTCCCATCGTTTCGAGCGGGGGGTGGATCCGAAAGGCACGCGCTATGCGCTGGATCGCGCCGCCCAACTGATGGTTGACATCGGCAACGGGCAACTGGTCGAAGGGTGCATCGATGTGACCTATGACCTGCCCCAGGCCCCGACATTGGAACTGAGCGTATCGGCGACCAACCGTCTGCTGGGCACGGCGGTCGAA is drawn from Desulfatitalea tepidiphila and contains these coding sequences:
- a CDS encoding fused MFS/spermidine synthase is translated as MKPFTENMGRLPLLRRASRSWVWPGTAAVVLACFLVSGAAGLVYQTLWVRMIDKVVGSAPFAVAAVVSAFMGGLALGSWAAGRTIDRWTERGKLLTLYGAIEVGIGLYALCFETLAAACKPLYVLAYAHLWPYPWAYALFTFAGCFLLLLVPTTLMGATLPVLCRYHVTRLDALGTRAGALYSLNTIGAAAGALLCGFVLVPRLGVSGTLYAAVAANLVIGACCLLLARRRTTIRAAVSPGAVKSEPGKSATPTDRSLDRVQLWALTLFAVSGFCAMACEVFWTRLIGLIIGPTVYAFSVVVATFIIGLAAGGMLFGWLADRLNRDLTLLHVTQLAAALLSLGVSQLLGDSQFFFAKVIQSLQHEYARLMQFQALLLFVLLLGPTLCWGAAFPLVNRICARQLATLGRSIGGAYAVNTIGAILGAFGAGFILIPLVGKEIGLRLTIGLQCAIAGLGWLIQSRNARRPWAGRLTAATILLSTLPIAWHFPDWPPGLLSRGWYRDFGALQDTLARTGWWTALRQGNSLLARQRRGQDVVFQGEGVGGFTTVERETTSLGTVEWAMFNSGKADASSHGDRSTQTLSGHLPLLFHPGARNVMVLGLASGMTSGEVLLYPVERLDILEINAQVVEACRRFFAPFNRDCLNDPRTRLIVQDGRNHLALTGERYDVIISEPSNPWMAGLANLYTLEFFQLVRQRLTDHGIFAQWIQAYEMDWETFNLLGRTFTAVFGDGALFKVGPGDYLLLGFAHRGGLDWDTARNNLAFTQRSGHMVIRDIASLAHLVATEDLPHLFDPGPLHTDDRPRLEYAAPRRLYAGGLDLEFAAADRLRLTAATQTLLTSHDRAENLLNLIELGASIHLPLFARLDPSGLSEDRQARYMNIVKNYCTATLVPAFRLLGNDQAKQACAEIQVRQIERHLDQNNGRPADHYNLGVSVAAAGRIDDAVNAFKKALDLDPDHREAHTALGLLAAQGGRFADALPHLRKAAALAPNRADAHKNLGMAEARAGNPAAAAQHLSAALRLAPDDVVALNELGLVRLRQGQAAEAYASFSAALGIDADNAETHHNLGLLFLMQGKPEQSIPYFQAALRLRPDNAATRRNLQAALASSGQDRPANTRTVEN
- a CDS encoding deoxyguanosinetriphosphate triphosphohydrolase, giving the protein MTLREEFERREANFMSPYGCLSAHSRGRWRPEPACPIRTAFQIDKDRILFSNAFRRLKYKTQVFLNPSGDEYRTRLTHTLEVAQISRTIARAMFLNEDLAEAIALGHDLGHTPFGHGGEAVLKEIFSRGFTHQAQSVRVVQILENSGQGLNLTYEVCDGILRHSKGYGKIMPDNPRELPATAEGCLVRVADIMAYLNHDLDDAIRSGVITESDVPEVCTRVLGKTPDERITIMMTDLITTSRPCNGQMVWDMTDKVYGAMTVLREFLYERVYRSPLVHNEFIKAKKVMSELYDHLLENEPLLNDELAKMRLPALDANGSSRERRVCDLLACMTDRYALSLYTNTFFPAQMR
- a CDS encoding sirohydrochlorin cobaltochelatase; this translates as MVENRADEAVVFVGHGTDHPAWCTYTALTHMLQERFGSKAHVGVVEEGYPQGDAIVRAVAAAGYGRVRLVPLILVAGVHFEEDLAGDQSSWKSDFEAFGIEVVLEGGGLGFYAPVIEQFCRHMAAALEVIPRITSHMMKQGAGLVVTANQR
- a CDS encoding SDR family NAD(P)-dependent oxidoreductase; the protein is MQLTDKVALVLGSVKGIGKAIGLDLARAGVRVAYTYHDWPESLPSLKEDAAAANPTHLIVPVDLTDPAAVDALVQQVIERFGRLDMLINNIERGGMPIVHGKYIREQWDMELATTLRAKQWTFMAALPHLKQSGDGVVINFSSIAGLVGRSGPASYLFNEGYSAANRGISLLTETWARLGAPTVRVNEIMLGIFETRHAQGTRGWGLLDEAQRRAVTDHTLLGRTGRLDDVVKAVRFIIEDAPFMTGSVLRLDGGYVLGGEKIAPMPEPAEP
- a CDS encoding class I SAM-dependent methyltransferase; protein product: MGRLRRFYYDVFSNFYDLIIDLHASDRSAALRRFLVDSSGIKPGDQVLDICTGTGSVALMAGEAVEGHGGQVVALDFSHGMLKKARRKRVAKGRENVHLVQADVSRMPFADKRFDCVTCSHAMYELTETARKKGLAEIRRVLKNHGSFVMMEHEIPEKPVVRFLYHVRLTTMGSRKNRSFATDERTELRSYFSDVIKIPSPTGRSKLLSAKTKNADAATSQK
- a CDS encoding type I restriction enzyme HsdR N-terminal domain-containing protein; amino-acid sequence: MNDHHLILGQLEDVLTGRIVDDTHDERYRQKIARLLLETKGYDRSEIRSGQPVKVTAGGKSALVPVTFIVQWDDHMVMVLQYGPGSLITRHRPALALAKLVASDQVPVVVVTNGEEADILDGATGRLTASGLDQIPSKAQLVDRLKHHLWAPVSNLHAQMAARIVMAFEVDDRCPCDGTICRLE
- a CDS encoding nucleoside deaminase codes for the protein MHHERYMEQALTLARQALDKDEFPVGCVIVSDGEIVAQGERIHTRQSLPSELDHAEILALRQLERVDATLDRRRMVLYATLEPCLMCFGAILISGIGTLVYAYEDAMGGGTACDRSRLPSLYSGNGLHIISGICRKESLSLFQSFYRKPHIDYWKDSDLARYTLTQT
- a CDS encoding YkgJ family cysteine cluster protein gives rise to the protein MKYIAPDQIEQVPGRQIRPGEHFAFRCHAQLSCFNQCCRHLNLFLYPYDVLRLKNHLEMTSDQFIDQHVDVLLREGHYFPEVLLRMSEEGDHPCPFLTPQGCRVYPARPHTCRLFPIEQGVLFDSARKRTTPVYFFRPFDFCKGPGEPQTWTVEAYLKDQDAGTHYQMNLKWAQVRQLFQADPWGLEGPRGPRAKMAFMAAYNIDRFREFVFGSSFLKRYHVKSTLVKKIRQSDEALLEFGFEWIRFFVWGKPSNQMKVR
- a CDS encoding YkgJ family cysteine cluster protein, coding for MDQHRHLMAALATLYAEMDQAYEEAARKNGFTCHGCEENCCRTLFYHHTLTEYLFLQEGLGQLSAETRRRLAGRAIEVRDRMQQTEAAGRPVSEMCPLNEDERCILYAHRPMICRLHGVPHRLERPGGQSQVGPGCREFDRQCGLQPKALLDRTPLYTAMAQLERRVRALWDYRNKIKMTLAEMIATILSDDDGGPLAAMRNEIHRP